The following are encoded together in the Citrus sinensis cultivar Valencia sweet orange chromosome 1, DVS_A1.0, whole genome shotgun sequence genome:
- the LOC102618088 gene encoding isoleucine--tRNA ligase, chloroplastic/mitochondrial, with protein sequence MSFILKSFASNSSVSTPREATIAMMQSSSYRVLSRRTCSSFRKKASVNLFDSRGSSSLKFLSFLNVTCYSICSGDEFCSSSKRRSRGPVMAAKKAAEGEKKEEGRYKHTVDLPKTTFGMRANALVREPEIHKLWDDHQVFLRVADKNDGENFVLHDGPPYANGNLHMGHALNKILKDIINRYKLLQNYKVRYVPGWDCHGLPIELKVLQSLDEDAKKDLTPSKLRAKAAKFAKATVKAQMASFKRYGVWADWNNPYLTLDPEYEAAQIEVFGQMSLQGYIYRGKKPVHWSPSSRTALAEAELEYPEGHVSRSIYAVFRMVSAPPSTSGLLNEFLPDLGLAVWTTTPWTVPANAAVAVNAKLQYAVVEIQSLLEGDSAAPANKKSRPGNVLKDQKKVFIIVASDLVPTLEAKWGTKLVIKKTLAGSDLENCRYVHPVDNRQCPVVIGGDYITTESGTGLVHTAPGHGQEDYVTSLKYGLPILSPVDDEGKFTEEAGKFSGLDVLGDGNVAVVKYLDEQMSLIMEEPYEHKYPYDWRTKKPTIFRATEQWFASVEGFRQAAMDAIGQVKWVPPQAINRISAMTSGRSDWCISRQRTWGVPIPVFYHVESKEPLMNEETIDHIKSIISRKGSDAWWYMAVKDLLPAKYHDKASEYEKGTDTMDVWFDSGSSWAAVLGKRNGLSLPADLYLEGTDQHRGWFQSSLLTSIATEGKAPYKSVITHGFVLDEKGSKMSKSLGNVVDPQMVIEGGKNQKEAPGYGADVLRLWVSSVDYTGDVMIGPQVLRQMSDIYRKLRGTLRYLLGNLHDWRVGNSISYDDLPMIDQYALFQLENIVKNIRESYESYQFFKIFQIIQRFIIVDLSNFYFDVAKDRLYTGGTTSFTRRSCQTVLSAHLLSIVRVIAPILPHLAEDVWQNLPFAYTLEDGSAAEFVFESKWPVLDEKWRTFPVGEIYFWGKILELRTEVNKVLEVARTGKLIGSSLEAKVYLFTDDASLASRLREMCTAKHDADTLQRIFIISQVEVLPSTPNGLIRNIPYSGEYLVEGKDKVWIGVSRAEGSKCERCWNYSTQVGSFVEHPTLCSRCYEVLAVQPIPSMAAVS encoded by the exons atgtCGTTCATTTTGAAGTCATTTGCTTCAAATTCATCTGTATCGACTCCAAGAGAAGCTACAATTGCTATGATGCAGTCCTCTTCGTATAGA GTTTTATCACGAAGAACTTGTTCATCATTTAGGAAAAAGGCTTCTGTCAACTTATTTGATTCCAGAGGAAGCTCTTcgcttaaatttttatctttcttaaATGTGACTTGCTATTCAATTTGTTCTGGTGATGAATTTTGTTCTTCGTCCAAACGAAGGTCTCGAGGACCTGTTATGGCTGCTAAGAAAGCAGCTGAAG gggaaaagaaagaagaaggaaGGTACAAGCACACTGTTGATTTGCCGAAAACAACTTTTGGGATGAGAGCAAATGCTTTAGTTAGGGAGCCTGAAATTCATAAGTTATGGGATGACCATCAGGTGTTCTTGCGAGTTGCAGATAAAAATGATGGG GaaaattttgttcttcatgaTGGTCCTCCCTATGCTAATGGCAACCTACATATGGGACATGCTCTGAATAAGATATTGAAGGATATAATTAACCGCTATAAG cttctacaaaattataaagttcGTTATGTGCCTGGTTGGGATTGTCATGGCCTGCCAATTGAGTTGAAAG TTCTGCAGTCACTGGATGAGGATGCCAAAAAGGATCTCACACCATCAAAGCTAAGAGCAAAGGCAGCCAAATTTGCCAAGGCAACGGTCAAAGCTCAGATGGCATCATTTAAG CGCTATGGAGTATGGGCAGACTGGAATAATCCTTATTTGACTCTGGATCCTGAATATGAAGCTGCGCAG ATTGAAGTGTTCGGCCAGATGTCCCTTCAAGGGTATATCTATAGGGGCAAGAAACCAGTTCACTGGAGTCCTTCATCTCGTACTGCTCTTGCAGAGGCTGAATTGGAG TATCCAGAGGGGCATGTTTCAAGAAGCATATATGCTGTCTTCAGGATGGTGAGTGCACCTCCGAGTACAAGTggtttattaaacgaattcCTTCCGGACTTGGGCTTGGCTGTATGGACAACAACCCCCTGGACTGTACCAGCCAATGCTG CTGTTGCAGTTAATGCCAAGCTACAATATGCTGTCGTGGAGATACAATCCTTGTTGGAAGGTGATTCTGCGGCCCCTGCAAATAAGAAGAGTAGGCCCGGAAATGTTCTTAAGGATCAAAAGAAGGTTTTCATTATTGTGGCATCTGACCTTGTGCCAACCCTGGAAGCAAAATGGGGCACGAAGCTTGTTATCAAGAAAACATTGGCAGGTTCAGATCTTGAAAACTGCAG GTATGTGCACCCAGTAGATAACAGGCAATGCCCGGTTGTGATCGGAGGAGATTATATTACAACAGAATCGGGGACAGGGCTGGTGCATACAGCTCCTGGTCATGGTCAGGAGGATTATGTGACTAGCCTTAAATATGGACTGCCAATACTTTCTCCAGTAGATGATGAGGGAAAGTTTACTGAGGAAGCAGGAAAGTTTAGTGGGCTTGATGTACTTGGAGATGGTAATGTTGCTGTTGTGAAATACTTGGATGAGCAAATGTCCCTTATCATGGAAGAACCATATG AACATAAGTACCCATATGATTGGCGAACTAAGAAGCCTACAATATTTAGGGCAACTGAGCAATGGTTTGCATCAGTGGAAGGGTTCCGCCAGGCTGCCATGGATGCAATTGGTCAAGTGAAATGGGTTCCGCCTCAG GCAATAAACAGAATTTCTGCAATGACTTCTGGCCGCTCGGACTGGTGCATATCAAGGCAAAGAACATGGGGGGTTCCTATTCCAGTCTTTTATCATGTGGAGTCAAAGGAACCACTTATGAATGAAGAGACTATTGATCATATCAAAT ctATAATATCTCGAAAGGGCAGCGATGCATGGTGGTACATGGCAGTGAAGGATCTTCTTCCTGCCAAATATCATGATAAAGCATCCGAATACGAAAAGGGGACTGATACGATGGATGTCTGGTTTGACTCAG GCTCTTCCTGGGCTGCTGTTTTGGGAAAAAGAAATGGCCTTAGTTTACCTGCAGACTTGTACCTTGAAGGTACAGATCAGCATCGTGGATGGTTCCAGAGTTCTTTGTTAACAAGTATTGCAACTGAAG GAAAGGCCCCATATAAAAGTGTTATAACTCATGGATTTGTATTAGATGAGAAGGGGTCTAAGATGAGCAAATCTTTGGGTAATGTTGTAGATCCACAAATGGTGATTGAGGGAGGGAAAAACCAAAAG GAAGCACCTGGCTATGGAGCTGATGTTTTGCGACTCTGGGTTTCCAGTGTAGATTACACTGGTGATGTAATGATTGGTCCTCAGGTCCTCCGTCAAATGTCTGACATATATAGGAAGCTGCGAGGAACACTGAGATACCTTTTGGGCAATCTGCACGATTGGAGA GTTGGTAATTCTATTTCCTATGATGATCTTCCCATGATTGATCAGTACGCTCTATTTCAACTTGAAAATATTGTGAAAAACATAAGAGAGAGCTACGAAAGCTAtcagtttttcaaaatcttccAG ATTATACAAAGGTTTATCATTGTTGATCTgtcaaatttctattttgacGTTGCCAAAGATCGCCTTTATACCGG GGGCACAACAAGTTTTACAAGGAGAAGCTGTCAAACAGTTCTGTCTGCACATCTTCTTTCCATTGTGAGAGTAATCGCTCCAATACTGCCTCATTTGGCTGAAGACGTGTGGCAAAACCTTCCCTTTGCTTACACCCTTGAAGATGGTTCGGCTGCtgaatttgtttttgaatCAAAATGGCCTGTCTTGGATGAAAAATGGCGTACATTTCCTGTTGGAGAAATTTATTTCTGGGGGAAAATTCTTGAG TTGAGAACAGAGGTGAACAAGGTTCTGGAAGTTGCTCGCACGGGGAAATTGATCGGTTCCAGTTTGGAGGCGAAGGTTTATCTATTTACAGATGATGCAAGTCTGGCTTCCAGATTGCGTGAAATGTGTACAGCCAAGCACGACGCAGACACATTGCAGCGCATATTCATTATATCTCAG GTGGAGGTACTTCCATCTACACCCAATGGACTGATTAGGAATATTCCTTACTCTGGCGAGTATCTAGTCGAGGGAAAAGACAAAGTTTGGATTGGGGTATCACGCGCCGAGGGCTCAAAGTGCGAAAGGTGCTGGAATTACTCAACACAAGTTGGATCCTTTGTGGAGCACCCCACGCTTTGCAGTCGCTGTTATGAGGTTCTTGCTGTTCAGCCAATCCCTTCCATGGCAGCTGTCAGCTAA
- the LOC102619550 gene encoding probable histone-arginine methyltransferase 1.4 produces MEQKHKQEFALASVTELSSSSASALTQSSPVFARFSARNGLVELRFSEESEAIGGYNVDPCTAQLLKLGPVQSVCISKDSDTNEEKSYSRGITIQFTDEEESRAFHCAFEQWKTEVKDQGMHLPNGDVSGSLKSKFDDKVEPSSAKMYFHYYGQLLHQQNMLQDYVRTGTYYAAVIENRADFTGRVVVDVGAGSGILSLFAAQAGAKHVYAVEASEMAEYARKLIAGNPSLGERITVIKGKVEEVELPEKADILISEPMGTLLVNERMLETYVIARDRFLVPMGKMFPSVGRIHMAPFSDEYLFVEIANKALFWQQQNYYGVDLTPLYGSAFHGYFSQPVVDAFDPRLLVAPAVSHVIDFKKTKEENLYEIDIPLKFISSVGTRVHGLACWFDVLFDGSTVQRWLTTAPGAPTTHWYQLRCVLSQPLYVMAGQEITGQLRMIAHSAQSYTIYLTLSVKMWGPGADQGGILQTSSCKLDLKEPYYRMSQPQPYVLTQDQQPHQLMHSQDIPIQAEDLEEPELIQLQSQCSGAQLQ; encoded by the exons ATGGAGCAAAAGCACAAACAAGAGTTCGCTTTGGCTTCGGTGACGGAGCTTTCTTCGTCTTCGGCTTCTGCATTGACGCAATCTTCGCCGGTTTTTGCGCGTTTTAGCGCCAGAAACGGACTCGTGGAGCTTCGATTTTCCGAAGAATCTGAGGCCATTGGTGGTTATAACGTCGATCCTTGTACTGCTCAG TTACTCAAGTTAGGACCTGTACAATCCGTTTGCATTTCTAAAGATTCTGATACCAATGAAGAG AAATCATATTCACGGGGAATCACTATCCAGTTTACAGATGAGGAAGAGAGCAGGGCCTTCCATTGTGCATTTGAGCAATGGAAGACTGAAGTTAAGGACCAAG GAATGCATTTACCAAATGGAGATGTGTCAGGTTCTTTAAAGAGCAAGTTTGATGATAAAGTAGAGCCATCTTCTGCTAAGATGTACTTCCATTATTATGGGCAACTGCTACATCAGCAAAATATGTTACAGGATTACGTCAGGACAG GAACCTATTATGCTGCAGTTATAGAGAATCGTGCAGATTTTACCGGTCGTGTAGTTGTTGACGTTGGTGCTGGTAGTGGTATATTGTCATTATTTGCCGCTCAG GCTGGTGCAAAACATGTTTATGCTGTGGAAGCATCTGAAATGGCTGAATATGCTCGCAAACTTATTGCGGGAAATCCATCGTTGGGAGAACGAATAACT GTGATCAAGGGTAAAGTTGAAGAAGTTGAACTGCCAGAGAAAGCAGATATTCTAATCTCTGAGCCAATGG GCACCTTATTAGTGAATGAAAGAATGTTGGAGACCTATGTGATTGCTAGAGATCGATTTCTTGTCCCAATGGGAAAAATGTTTCCCTCAGTTGGAAG GATTCATATGGCTCCTTTTAGCGATGAATATTTGTTTGTTGAAATTGCGAATAAG GCTCTCTTCTGGCagcaacaaaattattatggGGTTGATCTGACACCCTTATATGGATCTGCATTCCATGGATACTTTTCTCAG CCTGTGGTAGATGCATTTGATCCGAGATTATTGGTGGCCCCTGCGGTTTCTCACGTGATagattttaagaaaacaaaG GAAGAGaatttatatgaaattgaTATTCCATTGAAATTCATATCTTCTGTCGGCACCAGAGTACATGGTTTAGCTTGCTGGTTTGATGTACTGTTTGATGGGAG TACCGTACAAAGGTGGCTAACTACTGCTCCTGGTGCCCCTACTACCCACTGGTACCAATTACGCTGTGTTCTCTCTCAGCCGCTGTATGTTATGGCAGGACAAGAAATAACAGGTCAACTCCGCATGATTGCACACAGTGCTCAGAGTTACACCATATATCTAACATTGTCAG TTAAAATGTGGGGACCTGGTGCTGACCAAGGAGGAATACTTCAGACATCATCTTGCAAGCTTGATCTTAAAGAACCCTATTACAGAATGTCCCAACCGCAACCCTATGTACTGACACAAGATCAGCAACCACATCAGCTAATGCATTCACAG GATATACCAATTCAAGCAGAGGATTTAGAGGAACCGGAGTTAATACAACTACAATCTCAATGTTCAGGTGCTCAGCTTCAATAA